The Dyadobacter sandarakinus DNA window AATCAACCCTTTCCTCCAGACCACAGACGTTGCTGATTACGTAAGAAAGCTGCCCCAGGCAATGCAAGAGCTGGGCGCTGAAATCAGGATTCTCGTCCCGCGTTTTGGTTTGATTAACGAGCGGAAAAACAGGCTTCATGAAGTAGTTCGACTGTCAGGAATTAATATCACCGTAGGAGATGAAGAAAAGCCATTGATCATCAAGGTAGCTTCCATTCCCAATGCCAAGCTTCAGGTCTATTTTATAGATAATGATGATTACTTCCACCGTAAGTCCGTGTTCTTTGATAAGGAGAACAACTTTTACGACGATAATGATGAGCGCGCAATTTTCTTTTGCAAAGGTGTTCTGGAAACAGTAAAAAAACTGGGCTGGGCTCCGGATGTTGTACATTGCAATGACTGGATGACTGCCCTGATCCCGCTTTACCTGAAAACCACTTACCGCAACGATCCGATGTTCAAGGATACGAAAAGTGTGTTTACGGTACATAATAATGCTTTTGACTTTAAGTTTGATGCTGACCTGCAAAGCAAGGCGAAGGCTATGGACGTAAGTGACGAGGCACTCTCACAT harbors:
- a CDS encoding glycogen/starch synthase, which gives rise to MEKLRILYVASEINPFLQTTDVADYVRKLPQAMQELGAEIRILVPRFGLINERKNRLHEVVRLSGINITVGDEEKPLIIKVASIPNAKLQVYFIDNDDYFHRKSVFFDKENNFYDDNDERAIFFCKGVLETVKKLGWAPDVVHCNDWMTALIPLYLKTTYRNDPMFKDTKSVFTVHNNAFDFKFDADLQSKAKAMDVSDEALSHLHSADFEGFVKIGCAYADAVLKADEHISESLNQIFNDAPKRVELDEQSDKFSASYYNLYTELVN